One window of Mauremys mutica isolate MM-2020 ecotype Southern chromosome 6, ASM2049712v1, whole genome shotgun sequence genomic DNA carries:
- the C6H9orf64 gene encoding queuosine salvage protein isoform X2 encodes MQIRRAMEAFLSPKDSAKFIAENSQDVLVEEEGVRKVAEALFDKVSAKEFSLAGWKSLHELNPQAVSDDAVNWVFLADTLNFSFWSEHEDRKCLVKYRGKMYSGYWSLCAAINRALDDGIPITSAAYYATMTLEQVRHVFRSDTDVPMPLIEERHRILNETGTILLEKFGGSFVTCVKMSEKSAQKLLRIVVENFPSYRDEATFKGKKVSFYKRAQILVADTWSALEGKGDGCFGDISSLTIFADYRIPQVLVHLGAMRYSDELMRKLHEGIMFQSGDKQEVEIRGCSIWCCGLICDRLLELYKKKGQNMSERINAVLLDYYLWDYARDHREDMKEIPIHRVRCIYY; translated from the exons ATGCAAATCAG GAGAGCCATGGAAGCGTTCCTGTCCCCTAAAGACTCTGCCAAGTTCATAGCCGAGAACAGCCAAGACGTGCTCGTTGAAGAAGAGGGAGTGAGGAAAGTTGCAGAGGCTCTGTTTGACAAAGTCTCAGCAAAAGAGTTCAGTTTGGCTGGCTGGAAATCTCTTCACGAACTGAACCCTCAAGCAGTGAGTGATGATGCAGTGAATTGGGTGTTTCTTGCAGATACCCTTAACTTTTCCTTTTGGTCCGAACATGAAGACCGTAAGTGTTTGGTGAAGTACAGAGGCAAGATGTACAGTGGTTACTGGTCTCTTTGTGCTGCAATCAACAGAGCACTTGATGATG GAATACCTATTACCAGTGCCGCATATTACGCCACTATGACACTTGAGCAGGTTAGACATGTATTTCGCTCTGACACAGATGTCCCCATGCCTTTGATTGAAGAGAGACATCGTATTCTGAATGAAACGGGGACAATTCTGCTTGAGAAGTTTGGAGGCTCTTTCGTCACCTGTGTTAAAATGAGTGAGAAAAGTGCTCAGAAACTACTGCGTATAGTAGTAGAAAATTTTCCTTCTTACAGAGATGAGGCTACATTTAAG GGTAAAAAGGTGTCTTTTTATAAACGGGCACAAATACTAGTGGCTGATACTTGGAGCGCATTGGAAGGGAAAGGAGATGGCTGCTTCGGTGACATTTCTAGTCTGACTATATTTGCTGACTATAGGATCCCTCAAGTCCTTGTTCACCTGGGAGCAATGAGATATTCTGATGAACTGATGAGGAAACTCCATGAAG GAATAATGTTCCAGTCTGGAGATAAACAAGAAGTGGAGATCCGAGGTTGTTCTATTTGGTGTTGTGGATTGATTTGTGATCGCCTGCTGGAACTTTATAAGAAGAAGGGACAAAACATGAGTGAAAGAATCAATGCAGTTCTTCTTGATTATTATCTATGGGACTATGCCCGGGATCACAGGGAAGATATGAAAGAAATTCCAATTCATCGTGTACGTTGCATATACTACTAA
- the HNRNPK gene encoding heterogeneous nuclear ribonucleoprotein K isoform X1 gives METEQQEETFTNTETNGKRPAEDMEEEQAFKRSRNTDEMVELRILLQSKNAGAVIGKGGKNIKALRTDYNASVSVPDSSGPERILSISADIETIGEILKKIIPTLEEYQHYKGSDFDCELRLLIHQSLAGGIIGVKGAKIKELRENTQTTIKLFQECCPHSTDRVVLIGGKPDRVVECIKIILDLISESPIKGRAQPYDPNFYDETYDYGGFTMMFDDRRGRPVGFPMRGRGGFDRMPPGRGGRPMPPSRRDYDDMSPRRGPPPPPPGRGGRGGSRARNLPLPPPPPPRGGDLMSYDRRGRPGDRYDGMMMQCHVDACDDIQPPELFEGGSGYDYSYAGGRGSYGDLGGPIITTQVTIPKDLAGSIIGKGGQRIKQIRHESGASIKIDEPLEGSEDRIITITGTQDQIQNAQYLLQNSVKQYADVEGF, from the exons ATGGAGACTGAACAACAAGAGGAGACCTTTACCAACACAGAGACAAATG GAAAACGTCCTGCAGAAGATATGGAAGAAGAACAGGCTTTCAAAAGATCTCGCAACACTGATGAAATGGTAGAACTGCGCATCCTGCTTCAGAGCAAA AATGCTGGAGCAGTGATTGGAAAAGGTGGCAAAAATATTAAGGCACTTCGTACAGAC TACAATGCCAGTGTTTCAGTCCCAGACAGCAGTGGCCCCGAGCG CATATTGAGTATAAGTGCAGATATTGAAACAATTGGAGAAATTTTGAAGAAAATTATCCCTACCTTAGAAGAG TACCAGCACTACAAAGGAAGTGACTTTGACTGCGAGCTAAGGCTGTTGATTCACCAAAGTCTGGCAGGAGGAATTATTGGCGTCAAGGGTGCTAAAATCAAAGAACTCAGAGAG aACACTCAGACCACCATTAAACTTTTTCAAGAATGCTGTCCTCATTCTACAGACAGAGTGGTGCTTATTGGTGGAAAGCCTGATAGAGTTGTGGAATGCATCAAGATCATCCTGGATCTTATATCAGAG TCTCCAATCAAAGGACGGGCACAGCCATATGATCCCAATTTCTATGATGAAACATATGACTATGGTGGCTTCACAATGATGTTTGATGATAGAAGGGGGCGTCCTGTAGGATTTCCAATGCGTGGAAGGGGAGGCTTTGATCGAATGCCTCCTGGTCGTGGTGGGCGTCCCATGCCTCCATCAAGAAGAGATTATGATGACATGAGCCCTCGCAGAggaccccctcctcctcctccaggtcgTGGTGGCAGAGGTGGTAGCAGAGCACGtaatcttcctcttcctcctcctccacctcctcgtGGCGG AGATCTTATGTCATATGACCGGAGGGGCAGACCTGGAGACCGTTATGATGGAATG ATGATGCAATGTCATGTGGACGCCTGTGATGACATACAACCACCAGAATTG TTTGAGGGTGGGTCTGGATATG ACTATTCCTATGCAGGGGGCCGTGGATCATACGGTGATCTCGGTGGACCCATCATCACAACACAAGTAACGATTCCCAAAGAT TTGGCTGGATCTATTATTGGGAAAGGAGGTCAGAGGATCAAACAAATACGTCATGAATCAGGGGCTTCGATCAAAATTGATGAACCTTTAGAAGGCTCAGAAGACCGGATAATAACTATTACAGGCACACAGGATCAGATACAGAATGCACAGTATTTACTGCAGAACAG tgtGAAGCAGTATGCAGATGTTGAAGGATTCTAA
- the C6H9orf64 gene encoding queuosine salvage protein isoform X1, whose product MQIRRRAMEAFLSPKDSAKFIAENSQDVLVEEEGVRKVAEALFDKVSAKEFSLAGWKSLHELNPQAVSDDAVNWVFLADTLNFSFWSEHEDRKCLVKYRGKMYSGYWSLCAAINRALDDGIPITSAAYYATMTLEQVRHVFRSDTDVPMPLIEERHRILNETGTILLEKFGGSFVTCVKMSEKSAQKLLRIVVENFPSYRDEATFKGKKVSFYKRAQILVADTWSALEGKGDGCFGDISSLTIFADYRIPQVLVHLGAMRYSDELMRKLHEGIMFQSGDKQEVEIRGCSIWCCGLICDRLLELYKKKGQNMSERINAVLLDYYLWDYARDHREDMKEIPIHRVRCIYY is encoded by the exons ATGCAAATCAG AAGGAGAGCCATGGAAGCGTTCCTGTCCCCTAAAGACTCTGCCAAGTTCATAGCCGAGAACAGCCAAGACGTGCTCGTTGAAGAAGAGGGAGTGAGGAAAGTTGCAGAGGCTCTGTTTGACAAAGTCTCAGCAAAAGAGTTCAGTTTGGCTGGCTGGAAATCTCTTCACGAACTGAACCCTCAAGCAGTGAGTGATGATGCAGTGAATTGGGTGTTTCTTGCAGATACCCTTAACTTTTCCTTTTGGTCCGAACATGAAGACCGTAAGTGTTTGGTGAAGTACAGAGGCAAGATGTACAGTGGTTACTGGTCTCTTTGTGCTGCAATCAACAGAGCACTTGATGATG GAATACCTATTACCAGTGCCGCATATTACGCCACTATGACACTTGAGCAGGTTAGACATGTATTTCGCTCTGACACAGATGTCCCCATGCCTTTGATTGAAGAGAGACATCGTATTCTGAATGAAACGGGGACAATTCTGCTTGAGAAGTTTGGAGGCTCTTTCGTCACCTGTGTTAAAATGAGTGAGAAAAGTGCTCAGAAACTACTGCGTATAGTAGTAGAAAATTTTCCTTCTTACAGAGATGAGGCTACATTTAAG GGTAAAAAGGTGTCTTTTTATAAACGGGCACAAATACTAGTGGCTGATACTTGGAGCGCATTGGAAGGGAAAGGAGATGGCTGCTTCGGTGACATTTCTAGTCTGACTATATTTGCTGACTATAGGATCCCTCAAGTCCTTGTTCACCTGGGAGCAATGAGATATTCTGATGAACTGATGAGGAAACTCCATGAAG GAATAATGTTCCAGTCTGGAGATAAACAAGAAGTGGAGATCCGAGGTTGTTCTATTTGGTGTTGTGGATTGATTTGTGATCGCCTGCTGGAACTTTATAAGAAGAAGGGACAAAACATGAGTGAAAGAATCAATGCAGTTCTTCTTGATTATTATCTATGGGACTATGCCCGGGATCACAGGGAAGATATGAAAGAAATTCCAATTCATCGTGTACGTTGCATATACTACTAA
- the HNRNPK gene encoding heterogeneous nuclear ribonucleoprotein K isoform X2 produces the protein METEQQEETFTNTETNGKRPAEDMEEEQAFKRSRNTDEMVELRILLQSKNAGAVIGKGGKNIKALRTDYNASVSVPDSSGPERILSISADIETIGEILKKIIPTLEEYQHYKGSDFDCELRLLIHQSLAGGIIGVKGAKIKELRENTQTTIKLFQECCPHSTDRVVLIGGKPDRVVECIKIILDLISESPIKGRAQPYDPNFYDETYDYGGFTMMFDDRRGRPVGFPMRGRGGFDRMPPGRGGRPMPPSRRDYDDMSPRRGPPPPPPGRGGRGGSRARNLPLPPPPPPRGGDLMSYDRRGRPGDRYDGMMMQCHVDACDDIQPPELFEGGSGYDYSYAGGRGSYGDLGGPIITTQVTIPKDLAGSIIGKGGQRIKQIRHESGASIKIDEPLEGSEDRIITITGTQDQIQNAQYLLQNSVKQYSGKFF, from the exons ATGGAGACTGAACAACAAGAGGAGACCTTTACCAACACAGAGACAAATG GAAAACGTCCTGCAGAAGATATGGAAGAAGAACAGGCTTTCAAAAGATCTCGCAACACTGATGAAATGGTAGAACTGCGCATCCTGCTTCAGAGCAAA AATGCTGGAGCAGTGATTGGAAAAGGTGGCAAAAATATTAAGGCACTTCGTACAGAC TACAATGCCAGTGTTTCAGTCCCAGACAGCAGTGGCCCCGAGCG CATATTGAGTATAAGTGCAGATATTGAAACAATTGGAGAAATTTTGAAGAAAATTATCCCTACCTTAGAAGAG TACCAGCACTACAAAGGAAGTGACTTTGACTGCGAGCTAAGGCTGTTGATTCACCAAAGTCTGGCAGGAGGAATTATTGGCGTCAAGGGTGCTAAAATCAAAGAACTCAGAGAG aACACTCAGACCACCATTAAACTTTTTCAAGAATGCTGTCCTCATTCTACAGACAGAGTGGTGCTTATTGGTGGAAAGCCTGATAGAGTTGTGGAATGCATCAAGATCATCCTGGATCTTATATCAGAG TCTCCAATCAAAGGACGGGCACAGCCATATGATCCCAATTTCTATGATGAAACATATGACTATGGTGGCTTCACAATGATGTTTGATGATAGAAGGGGGCGTCCTGTAGGATTTCCAATGCGTGGAAGGGGAGGCTTTGATCGAATGCCTCCTGGTCGTGGTGGGCGTCCCATGCCTCCATCAAGAAGAGATTATGATGACATGAGCCCTCGCAGAggaccccctcctcctcctccaggtcgTGGTGGCAGAGGTGGTAGCAGAGCACGtaatcttcctcttcctcctcctccacctcctcgtGGCGG AGATCTTATGTCATATGACCGGAGGGGCAGACCTGGAGACCGTTATGATGGAATG ATGATGCAATGTCATGTGGACGCCTGTGATGACATACAACCACCAGAATTG TTTGAGGGTGGGTCTGGATATG ACTATTCCTATGCAGGGGGCCGTGGATCATACGGTGATCTCGGTGGACCCATCATCACAACACAAGTAACGATTCCCAAAGAT TTGGCTGGATCTATTATTGGGAAAGGAGGTCAGAGGATCAAACAAATACGTCATGAATCAGGGGCTTCGATCAAAATTGATGAACCTTTAGAAGGCTCAGAAGACCGGATAATAACTATTACAGGCACACAGGATCAGATACAGAATGCACAGTATTTACTGCAGAACAG tgTGAAGCAGTATTCTGGAAAGTTTTTCTAA
- the C6H9orf64 gene encoding queuosine salvage protein isoform X3, with protein sequence MEAFLSPKDSAKFIAENSQDVLVEEEGVRKVAEALFDKVSAKEFSLAGWKSLHELNPQAVSDDAVNWVFLADTLNFSFWSEHEDRKCLVKYRGKMYSGYWSLCAAINRALDDGIPITSAAYYATMTLEQVRHVFRSDTDVPMPLIEERHRILNETGTILLEKFGGSFVTCVKMSEKSAQKLLRIVVENFPSYRDEATFKGKKVSFYKRAQILVADTWSALEGKGDGCFGDISSLTIFADYRIPQVLVHLGAMRYSDELMRKLHEGIMFQSGDKQEVEIRGCSIWCCGLICDRLLELYKKKGQNMSERINAVLLDYYLWDYARDHREDMKEIPIHRVRCIYY encoded by the exons ATGGAAGCGTTCCTGTCCCCTAAAGACTCTGCCAAGTTCATAGCCGAGAACAGCCAAGACGTGCTCGTTGAAGAAGAGGGAGTGAGGAAAGTTGCAGAGGCTCTGTTTGACAAAGTCTCAGCAAAAGAGTTCAGTTTGGCTGGCTGGAAATCTCTTCACGAACTGAACCCTCAAGCAGTGAGTGATGATGCAGTGAATTGGGTGTTTCTTGCAGATACCCTTAACTTTTCCTTTTGGTCCGAACATGAAGACCGTAAGTGTTTGGTGAAGTACAGAGGCAAGATGTACAGTGGTTACTGGTCTCTTTGTGCTGCAATCAACAGAGCACTTGATGATG GAATACCTATTACCAGTGCCGCATATTACGCCACTATGACACTTGAGCAGGTTAGACATGTATTTCGCTCTGACACAGATGTCCCCATGCCTTTGATTGAAGAGAGACATCGTATTCTGAATGAAACGGGGACAATTCTGCTTGAGAAGTTTGGAGGCTCTTTCGTCACCTGTGTTAAAATGAGTGAGAAAAGTGCTCAGAAACTACTGCGTATAGTAGTAGAAAATTTTCCTTCTTACAGAGATGAGGCTACATTTAAG GGTAAAAAGGTGTCTTTTTATAAACGGGCACAAATACTAGTGGCTGATACTTGGAGCGCATTGGAAGGGAAAGGAGATGGCTGCTTCGGTGACATTTCTAGTCTGACTATATTTGCTGACTATAGGATCCCTCAAGTCCTTGTTCACCTGGGAGCAATGAGATATTCTGATGAACTGATGAGGAAACTCCATGAAG GAATAATGTTCCAGTCTGGAGATAAACAAGAAGTGGAGATCCGAGGTTGTTCTATTTGGTGTTGTGGATTGATTTGTGATCGCCTGCTGGAACTTTATAAGAAGAAGGGACAAAACATGAGTGAAAGAATCAATGCAGTTCTTCTTGATTATTATCTATGGGACTATGCCCGGGATCACAGGGAAGATATGAAAGAAATTCCAATTCATCGTGTACGTTGCATATACTACTAA